The following DNA comes from Silurus meridionalis isolate SWU-2019-XX chromosome 14, ASM1480568v1, whole genome shotgun sequence.
GTATATTTTGGATTAAAATGTCTAGCTGGTTTAGAGgaatgcagtgtgtagtgtacagtattgtgtTTCATATCATACTAGTGTCTTTATCAAAAGCATTTAAAGTTGTAGGCACAAGCGTGAGCACCATGGCactaaatacatattttttttagatttctgaAAAGAAAAGGTGGAAACAGCCAACTtttgaaaacaaataattttctttaaacattaaaGCAGTTGCTTTGCATTTGATCTAAAAATTTAATAAGTAAATGTGGCATATGCACAATTTTGTCAATCCTATTATGTCAATATTATGTCAACACCTCTTTTGGTAGATCTCACAGCTTGCAAGTGCTTTTTGTGGACTCCTTCTATTCTTTTTATGTGACCTTTCCCTCATTATTGTTCTCAGATCTGAAAATTCTTCTAGTTCTGAGATCCTATTTAGGATCAACACAAagattttgaatatttttaagTCAAGGGACTGTAAAAGCTGCACCAAAAGATTTAACCTGTGTTTCGATTGCATGTGTTTGAGGAAAGTTTTGGGGTTATTGTCCCATAAAATTCAAACACTGGATGTGACTGCCTGTGTTACATTTTCTTATAGATAGTTACTGAATTCTGCCTATTTGTGCAATATTTCCTGTGCCAGTGACTGCAAATGTGGTTTTTATCAAATTCTTCACCTTTGTTTCTGCaaacatatttttgtttattttggataaaaagtaatttagttttatttcataatttccTAGAACTTGTTTCCATGTAAATAATAAACCCCTGGTTTATTTACATGTTGTTTTGCACACGTCAGATGTTTGTGATGTGATAACTTAAGTAAGATTTCCCTCTGATGACTCCTCCATGCGGATCATGCTTGTGGAAGCAAATCCTGCACAGTGAAATGGTCCATTATTTCTATGTCAGATAAAATGTCATATAGGGGATTTGTATCGCTTTTATGCCCAGGTACAAACAGTTCTTAAGAAAATTGTTTAACAATAAATTGTTTTAGTATCTACAGTATTTACCGCAAGTGGAAAAAAagtgaatatgaaaattaaagcccagaaaatagtttttaatattGTCTTGGAGAACAAGTTACAGGGACTATTGTAGAGTCAGAGAAAAGGAAAGGCAGAAAATTGGGCAATTTGGGTTTAGTCCAGAAAAAATAGTGTATGATCATATCAGATAAAGCTTTTCAGTACAGATATGATTGAAGAAttcttaaacaataaaatgcagGTTGTATAAGGGGATATAAAACATACCTTAGCAATGACTCACACATGAAACTCACAGTATGCAAAAGCATCAACACTACTAACATGCAATGTGCTACTGTTGTCATTTTCTCTAATAACTCTGAACTTTTGTACTCTTTAGTACTCACTAAAGTAGTCAGATTGTTTTAATCATACTACCAGCTTCCTACTGAGTACCCACTGCTTACACATTCCAAATTTGCTAGATAGAACTTAGTATTTAGCCACCCAATAGGAGGatgcataaaaatgtttaacaattccaaaaattatttgttcaacaatttttttcagaacaatgtgacatttggaaaaaacataaaaagttaAATCGCTATTCAAGTGCCAAGAGAAGATCGATCATATGGACCAGATCTGAGTTCCCTTGGAGCAAAAGTCAGAACACATTTTTCAAGAagagatttgttttattttaaactgcacCGGTGTTCGATAtggtcaggaaaaaaaactcaacagtTTTTGATACTGACTCAAGCTGCTTTAGTCtgaaagtggtagcttagtagttGAAGATGTTGGATTTTTAATTGGAAGGCCATGAGCTTATATTCTAAATTCATCaagctgcaactgctgggcccttgagcaaagacATTAACCTTCAACAGCTCAgttgtatatatttaagtaataatttgtaataattattgCAAAATTTAAGTTCCTCTGGATCGAGTGTCtaccaaatgcagtaaatgtaacgTAATGGTCATAAACATTTTATGAACTGCCCTACATTttcagtgggtttttttttatttaatttataaacttAATTACTTCAAATCTTCCAGTAAACACTGACATTTTAAGCAACGACCATTACTCAGCACTTTTCCAGCACTCTATATTAAGTTGCATGAGGCTTGTAAACCTTCTAATGAAGCCTGTGAATTTCTATCAATTCTAGATAAAGTGGCTTTTGTTGTTTCCATTGACACTGTAAATTCAACTGCGAATATGTAATTCTGCAAACCCTAGCTTTCTATTTACTTTGTCTCAAACTGATAACCTGATATTGTCATTCATAAATGTGAGCCATTTACAAAGAAAGTAATCAGTGATAAAAATCCACTGCCTATTAAATACTAGTGTAATATATTAATCATATACCATTAAACCACACATCTACAATTATTTTTCACACAGAATATATCCATATAATTGGccaaatgtaactttttttttggcattgtaTAGATCACTTCATTATGGCCAGAATATGAAGCACCAAAATGCATTTAGAGCTTGTAGCTCCTGCTACTCCAGATTCGAGCATATTCATAACAATTCTCATTTGCATACTGCTTTTCAATTGGTCACAAAGTAAATGGTAAGGAGCGCTGCGGTGTAGCCATTGGCCCGAGAGCTAAGGAGGAGTGCAGAACCATGATTGAGAAAATCTATAAATAGAACACAGACACCCACAGACACAGAAGCACCTGTCATCTGTGTGCCATGCATTGCTGTAGCACATCTCAGAGTAAGTTTCATTTAGCAACTGCTAAACTATATTTCAAGAACAGAACTGCAAGCTGCTAAACATTTAAGTGTAAGGTTGTTTGATGAGGTTTGCACTCGATTCTTGCAGGAACTATCCAATCCATTAAGGTTAGAGCAGCATTCTGAGAGCATGTCTCTGgacacaaaggaaaaaaaagaggtacGCCTGGTGTTCATGGGAGCTGCCGGTGTGGGCAAAACAGCTCTGATCCAGCGCTTCTTGCAAGATCGGTTTGAACCAAAGCACCGGCGCACCGTGGAGGAGCTCCACAGCATGGAGTACGAGGTGGCTGGCATCAGGGTGACTGTGCACATCATGGATACGAGCGGCAGCTACTCGTTCCCAGCTATGCGCAAACTCTCCATTCAGAACGGTGACGTCTTCGCCCTGGTCTACTCTGTGGATGACCCCGCATCACTTGAAGCCGTCAAGAGTCTGCACATGGAGATCCTGGAGATCAAGAAGGACAAGTTCACaccggtggtggtggtggggaaCAAAACAGACTGTAAGGATGACAGAAGGGTAAATGCTGAAGACGTTGTTGCCACCATGGAGCTGGACTGGAACAACTGCTTCTTAGAAGCCTCAGCTAAAGAGAACGACAACGTGCTCGAGGTGTTTAGagagctgctgcaacaggccAATGTGCCAAGCCGCCTGAGCCCGGCACTGAGGCGTCGCCGAGAGACCTTCCCCAAGAACGCAGGAGCACGGCCACCCATGAACAAGACCAACAGCTGCACCATGTCTTAAAAGTTCACAAGACAAATGGGAAGTATCCACGTCAAACTCCTCACAACATGTGAATCCTTGCAAGCACCACAGCATCAATGTTTTCATCTCAGTTTTGACAATAGACAGGATTGGGAaggggaggaaaagaaaaaaacaacaacccaacCCCTTTCAGATGAAAGCAGAAactgatttgtttaaaaagatcATACTGAATTTAAATTGCGTTTCGTTTCAAATGTAAGTTGCACTGAACTTCTGAAGCTCTGTTGAAAGTTCACAGACTTAAGTGTTAATCAGATACAGAAGTGGACTCTGGTGGCCaagcttataaaaaaaaaatttattctgtgaaaaataaaaacttgtatgtactgtagtgtaaatgtcGTATTCAATACCAGTctaatgcattttgttttgtaagTTGCTTGAATAAAATTTGCATTGGTTTGTAGGCCATCGCTGCAGCAAAGTATTGAGCCTGTGTCCTTGGTTTAAGTCTAAATATTGTAAAAAGTATGAatgaataatgtaatataactCATGTAGTTTTGATATTCTAAAGCTAATTATGTAtcatatgttttatgttttgttacagtatgaataataaatatttacatgtcTGACTGCAAAATTATTGGCACACCACTAAAATACACGTATCTAGAATTATGTAATTGTTATTATGctttgataaatatatatatatatatatatatatatatatatatatatatatatatatatgtgtgtgtgtgtgtgtgtgtgtgtgtgtgtgtgtgtgtgtgtgtgtgtatatacgtatatgtacacacaacatttttacacacagtttCAAAATAATACAACAGCCTCATAGCTGATTCCTCATTTACAAGCTTGCACTGCATCATTcttttatcatatttatattaataatacccagggaagaaaagaggaaatgcAAGTCTTAACAGACTCCAGGAATCACATCGCACTCGTCCTATTGATTGCTGAAGTCACTAGAGAAATATCTAGCACTCTACTACCATCTAGTGGAGATTCGTCCAGGTTGCATCTCCTCAGCTTGTGCTATGCATAAGGCTTTGATTGTTTTCAGTCAAAGCAGAAATACAATGACAAGGAAggtcattgcattttttttaaccaaatgcCAAGTTTCTCTTCTCCAATTCGTATCAGATGTTGGCTCGTTCCTATAGCCTCTTATACTGAATGGCCTTTTGAATAAATAactgtgctaaataaaaatgtgctttgcAGGGGAGATTTTGGTCGAGACAATCATTGCAAATATTAATCATCTTCAGGGCATTCATACACAGGCAGGTCAAAATGATAGACTCagcatatttttttcacatatcaGTTTACTTGGAAACAAGTAGCGATCGTGTACAACTGCTTTCGTTGTCCGCCATAGCAGGACTACAGCTTGGCATGTCATATTCAGACACAAAAGGTGACTGAAAAGACTGTCTATATATGACCATACACCATAGTAATATATTACCCTGTACACCTATTCTGTACATCACAGACACCCatgtacacatgcatacacactcaCTTCCTCTTTTTGAGACAAGGTGTATTGTTCCCTTGATCCGAAACAGGAAGTTAATATTAATGTCAGCTCTCTACTTCCTCTTAACAGTCTGTTAAAAACGCAGAGCTCCCTATCTGTCTCACCTTGGTCATTTAgcatttttacacacagactGCTTGAGCTTTTTCCAAACGCAGGTGAGTCTGAAACATGGACAAAACATGgctattagtaataataatattaatactaatactaataatgctaataatgtttaaatttgttttttaaaatagattttgatgcatgcatatattatatatatatatatatacacacacacatacatatacgttttttatatattatatatatatatatatatatatatatatatatatatatatatatatatatatatatatatatagctgttGATTCGAGTTGATTTTCAGAGGCATGAAATAGATGTCACCCTGATGTTTCACAACTGCTATAAGGTAGCGAATGGCCTGCAAGATGTCCACAACTTGCTGTCTTTGCCCCTTGACTTGGTCTAAGCTCCTCAGTGTCCCCAGAGTTACCCTGAGGAGTTCTGAGCAAGTAAAGGGTCTGTGACTAAATCGTTTAGCGAGATTCTTTTAGTGGCCTGTTGAAGAGAGTTTACGTTACACTACATAAACCACGCTACTGAAGTTGTACTGTAAAATGTGTAAGGAATATTACTTTAATCTGTTCAAGATTGTATAATACTGCTGTATGGTGATTATTTCTTTGGGGTTGACTGcagatcatatatttttttttttcagtaaacaAGTTTATGGGCTTATGTTTAGTTTATTAAAGACAGTGAGGTATTTAAAATCCAACCGTGttctttatttacaaaaatatgatTCAAATTCAAACTTTAGAGAAAcaacataacattaaaaaaaaaaaaaatcatccgtTTATGAATAGTAGGAATGCAGCCCAAATAAGCAGGGGAAAACCAAACGATAAAACAGAATAAGAAGGAACTAACTTTGAATATGGTTGCCAAGGCAACTGCTGTCACTATCATAGAGTCACACTTACTCACCACCTGCCTGAATGCCACGCAACAGGAATGAGTTTTGAACAGGAAGTGGAAGTGAAGGGTGAGACgttacccaaaaaaaaaaaaaaaaaaaaaaaaaaaaaaccctctaaaGAAATTCAATGTAACAACACTGTGATCAGGACAAAATCAACTAATACTGTTGGTAAAGTCTGAAAACGACTCTACCCCAGTGTACAAGATGAAAACAATAAGATGACCCACAAGGCGTAGATGCAAAGACATGCACGTTTCTTTCCcctcacattttatttgtatatttttggaaTCAAAAGCTAAACCATtgtaaatgaacaaatcagCATGACGCTTATCAATAGCTCTATAGTTTTAGTTCCTATTGAACTAAATATTGAACAATTTGACCAAATGCCTTTAATGATCAGACTACTTCAGCAAGCAACAGAACAACACTCAAGACATTTGCATATGTATCTGATACTGCTACAGCCTTTTAGAGCTACACAGCTTATAACAGTGCAGAAGTGTGACTGCCTTCATATTTACTCTGGCCTTAAACAGCTTATTTCTTATTCAAATAAGCTAATATTGATGGTTTACATACTAATGTTTTCAAAACCTGGCACTTCTAGCACATGCAGCAGAGGTAAGCACCTCCTCAAATCTATGTCTGGACTTCCTTTTCACAGTGAGGTGAAGGTTAAGCTTAATCATCTACAGTGATGTTGCGGAACAGGTAGGCCATGGACTCGCCGTTGTGAATGCGGCGGATGGCCTCGGCCAGGATCATGCTCACATCCACAGTCTTGATCTTTGGGCACTGCAGCTTCTGTACCTCATGTGGGACAGTGTTCGTCACCAccacctgttaaaaaaaaaaaaaaaggacattcaGACcagatttttaaacaattacatttattacagtgaTCCACTGAATGGTCGAAATTCCTCATATAAAACATTGATATTTTCTGctcaaacatacagacacacacagttaatATGTGATGAATATACTGGTTTAAATAACAGCTATTCCATTAATCTCTTACAAGCTTGCAGATGCCTTTAGAAGGATATTGGTGCATTCCTTTAGGCAGAACAGAGTAAATTCCTTTATATTCTTAGGTTTGTGGACATCACTTTGTCACAGGAGTTCGCAGTCTGCATGGTCACTGCAAACTTTGATGCATTTCTTTACCCTGTTCTGTGTTCATTTTATGGTATATTTGAGAAGTATATTGTAAAGTTTGATCCTTTTGGCAAATAGGTTTCTATTCTGATCTTATCTGACCACAACACATGATGCCAACTTTATCATATTACTTGTTTTAGGCACTTAGAGAGTttactttcttgttttttgGAATCCTGACAGATATATGTTATAaacttattaaaaatgtttcactttattcatttccttttattcatttacataaattttttttttgcataaaacaaCCTTGATCACTAACCCTGCAAAACAGCACCAACGAAAAGAAAGCCATTAAATGTATAACCTACGCAGCTGATAGTGAATCAAACAGCTTCCAAAAGTTTAGAAAATTCACCTTTATAGCAATTGTCTCGATTAATGTCATTCTCCCACTGGTAGTCGCTGACACACTAACGCCTACATCCACATGACATGATATTCATAACCTGGTTAAATGGGGAAATGACTTTCTAAAGTAATGTGGAAACTAAGTATAATGTTAAAAAACAGGAACGTGACCTCGTCTATAGCAGACTCCTCAATGAGGCGTGGAGCATCAGCTGACAGCAGGCCATGGGTTGCCATGATATAGATCTTATAGGCTCCTCTCTCCTTCAGGATCTCTGCTGAAGCCACAAAGTCTTCCACATCATCAATGATGTCATCCTTGATGAGGGTTTAAAATAAGTACAATAAACGTTGATTTAAACACAGGTGTGTAATGTAAATGGGTGCCATTTTAAGCAATTATTAAGTACACCAATCTAGCATCTCAATCAAAACACTTAACAGTATAGACACATGAGAATTATGAAGACCACAAACCATTATGTAATTAAACTGATACAAAGTACTGGTAATACTGATACATAGTACCCAATGTCATACGAGCGTAGATTATCTATTGACTTTGTCTTCTGCAGTGTTAAAATACACCATGCCATTTTTTACATTCTTCAGCGGACATGTATTATGTGTATCTGCACTCTTCTTAGTAAACCACTATCTATTGTGGGTGAAATTCAGGAACATAATTGTTAAGAAAACTATAGTCAAGGCCATAAATAATATCCAATAAAATTCCTTTAAAGATTGCACCTGCAGTAACCTGATGTcaataaaatagtaaataataaaggATTAACTTACAATAATTATGGCGATGCGTCCTCCAACATCTCCCACAACTGTAATGGGTGGTTTCTCCTTGGCCatcattactaaaaaaaaaatgtaaggtttctttatttatttttaaatcattatacTTAAAACAGGAGGTGGTAGACAGGGATACCATCAAACGAAAAGGCTTCAGAATCAGGGTAATTGTATTCAAGTGTATATAATTTTCtaacagtaaatatttaaacaaatccctaaatgtatttataacacAGTGCTGCTGTATTGTGATTGGTCATTTTATCCAACAGCATTCCTAATttccaatacattttaaattcagtttaatttgtatagcgcttttaacaatagaaaaTAGTAACAATTTACTGCTTATAGCTGTAGTGCAAGCTGAAATTTAAATGATATGCTGATTTCTGTgataatatataaatgcatttctGGTTTAATCGCTGTGAAATACAACACTGGCATCACTGTTCTTTTTTCTGTGCTTTAATAAttttctgcttcaaatggacatttggtgcaacccagatgaggatgggttccctcttgagtctggttcctctcaaggtttcttccttatgccatctcggggagtttttccttgccacagttgctcatcagggacaaacatacttacaaagaacatatttatgtttaatcaccacattatctgtgtaaagctgctttgagacaatgttcattgttaaaagcgctatacaaataaaaatgaattgaattgaattgaataagaAGATTCGTTTCAGTTACACTTGTAAAACCGCCCTTCAACAAGCAGCAGGGCGGCAGATCCGGTCGTATCTACATAACCTCCATATAATGTGAAAGGTTttcattcttttcctgttgAAACACCTTAGGCAGGTTTGTGTGCTCTAAAACGCTTTAAGGTACTCTATAGAATAGAGAATGAGTTGTGTATgggggaaaacatttttttttttgccagttagTCATTTATACGCTTACAAAGTAATGTACCGGTAAGTAATTTGGGCAGCAAAGCCAGAAATTCAGTCCCAAATATGCAATGAGTTGCAAGAATATGCAAAACAGTTAATTCACAGGGACCTGTAAGGAGGTCGCTCCACATAATCAAatgaaaaatctaataataaacagctAAAAATGGTGAAGCTTTAAGGAGACATTTAGTTATTTGTGAACAAAGAGCACATTTTTTGCTGTTTGCTGTATTTTCTGCTTTAGGGAAgtctttaaaaaatgaatggCATTGTGCTATTCTTATTGTAACATAACAAACTGCATCATGTTTGGTGCTATTACCTTTAAATAAACTTACTAAGAAAACTATAATGCAAAACTATAATGTGACTCTAATGTGAAAATTGTAGAAGTGATAATAAAAACTACCTCACGGAAATCCCACAACATTACATGTAACTATAACAGTGTTAAAACGtgatatttctaaataaaaatgtatttatcatattgctgtggtataagaagaataaaacagttCAGAATGTGGCATTATTGTCAAATAACCAACACCGCTGTGTGTTAGGCCATGTCACACCCCCCAGACGCTGCTTAATTTCCTACACCACCACACTCTGGTGTTATAggaaatttgatttgattttgattcaCAATCAAATTTGATTTGACTCTGTCTGTCAACCCTAGTTAGTTCGAAGTGCTTCACTACAGAGTACTACAAGATGGTTTCCTTTGATGGTTCCCATTTTACTTCACCTACAATTTTGGCTACATTAGTAACAGCAAACTCATCACAGAACACGccatgcagaaataaaaaaaaaaaacaatcaatgaTTATTGTCCAACGTATACCAATCATGAAGAAGATTATGCAATGGGTACACCTAGGGTTTGGTTCTCAATGCCAGCAAATTATGGCTAATTCTATCTGGCTAATTCAAGGCTGCTAATTACTACAGGGCCGGTCTCATTTGTCTTCCGTCAGAGCAAAGGCACAGGACCAACAAACACAATTGCACACCAGAATATGGTTAAACACACAGGGGCAGACTGCAGCTTCGGAgcgataaaaaataaaaatgaaacatgcCATCAACACATGCCTTTCATCCAGCGAGCAATGTACAGTCATATACTGGaatacaatactgtatatttctttttgtgAGGCCTTttcctttacatttttactttatctaaagaaagaaaggattgtCATCTTAGGCTTGTgataaaaaagtacaaataaataacaatcataaaactttatatataaataaaagttttaaaacagaCTGTTGGTGGCATTGCTGTGGCATTACAAATGCGTACAGAAATGCTTAATTAATCTCCAGCCTTTTATATCCATCATCAGATTACAGGTGACCTGTTTATATATTTGGTCTTTTCATCAAGGTCATGTGTTTCCAAGCACTTTGTAGAGGGTTTGGATCCAAGCAGCTACAAAACAAATCTAAATATCTAATCTACAG
Coding sequences within:
- the rasd4 gene encoding rasd family member 4 — translated: MSLDTKEKKEVRLVFMGAAGVGKTALIQRFLQDRFEPKHRRTVEELHSMEYEVAGIRVTVHIMDTSGSYSFPAMRKLSIQNGDVFALVYSVDDPASLEAVKSLHMEILEIKKDKFTPVVVVGNKTDCKDDRRVNAEDVVATMELDWNNCFLEASAKENDNVLEVFRELLQQANVPSRLSPALRRRRETFPKNAGARPPMNKTNSCTMS